Proteins encoded in a region of the Prunus persica cultivar Lovell chromosome G4, Prunus_persica_NCBIv2, whole genome shotgun sequence genome:
- the LOC109948600 gene encoding uncharacterized protein LOC109948600: MAGSSMGELRAPIFNGSNYDFWRIKMCTIFKSHKLWDMVENGYEQSVKKEEGEALTTAQKLALEENVAKDAKALGLIQGAVSDDIFPRIALKESAKEAWEILQQEFRGDKKVRSVKLQALRREFEYTRMHDDESLSGYVTKLLELVNQMKAYGEELTDQRIVQKLLISLSREYDSIAEVIEETKDTESIGVQEVIGSLKSHEQRLQRHNERVTEKAFYSLNVSSKDQSNTGQAGSFKSKKNWKSQKGKKWDSKSENNSKKDSQTEGGKVPCKTCDKLHYGVCWFKGKPKCYKCEKFGHIAKECKGKSD; the protein is encoded by the coding sequence ATGGCTGGATCTAGCATGGGTGAGCTTCGTGCTCCCATCTTCAATGGAAGTAACTACGATTTCTGGAGAATAAAGATGTGCACAATCTTCAAATCTCACAAGCTGTGGGATATGGTTGAGAATGGATATGAGCAATCTGTtaagaaggaagaaggagaagctCTGACTACAGCTCAAAAGCTTGCTCTGGAGGAGAATGTTGCAAAGGATGCTAAGGCTTTGGGACTAATCCAAGGTGCAGTTTCTGACGACATTTTTCCCAGGATTGCACTGAAAGAGTCGGCTAAGGAAGCATGGGAGATCCTGCAACAAGAGTTCAGGGGTGATAAGAAGGTGAGATCTGTGAAACTTCAAGCTCTTAGAAGAGAATTTGAATACACTCGTATGCATGATGATGAATCATTATCTGGATATGTCACTAAACTACTTGAGCTAGTAAATCAAATGAAGGCTTATGGTGAAGAGTTAACTGACCAAAGAATTGTACAGAAACTCTTGATTAGTTTATCTAGAGAATATGATTCTATTGCTGAAGTTATAGAGGAAACAAAGGATACAGAATCTATTGGGGTTCAAGAGGTTATAGGCTCTTTAAAATCTCATGAACAACGGCTGCAAAGGCATAATGAGAGAGTGACTGAGAAGGCATTCTATAGTCTGAATGTGAGTTCTAAAGATCAATCAAACACAGGGCAAGCAGGGAGTTTCAAGTCTAAAAAGAATTGGAAATCTCAGAAAGGGAAGAAGTGGGACTCAAAGTCTGAAAATAATTCCAAGAAGGACAGTCAGACTGAGGGCGGAAAGGTTCCTTGCAAAACCTGTGACAAGCTGCATTATGGTGTCTGTTGGTTCAAAGGTAAACCAAAATGTTACAAATGCGAGAAGTTTGGGCATATAGCCAAGGAATGCAAAGGAAAATCAGATTAA